A region of Physeter macrocephalus isolate SW-GA unplaced genomic scaffold, ASM283717v5 random_456, whole genome shotgun sequence DNA encodes the following proteins:
- the SHISA7 gene encoding protein shisa-7: protein MPALLLLGTLLLLASTTGQAGARPSNATSTEPPGPLPALLAHLRRLTGALTGGGGAAGPGANGTRTSTPSSAGAAARAPPPAELCHGYYDVMGQYDATFNCSTGSYRFCCGTCHYRFCCEHRHMRLAQASCSNYDTPRWATTPPPLAGGAGGAGGAGGGPGPGQAGWLEGGRAGGAGGRGGEGPGGSTAYVVCGVISFALAVGVGAKVAFSKASRAPRAHREINVPRALVDILRHQAGPGTRPDRARSSSLTPGVGGPDSMPPRTPKNLYNTVKPSNLDWRAIPPPSPSLHYSTLSCSRSFHNLSHLPPSYEAAVKSELNRYSSLKRLAEKDLDEAYLKRRPLTEMPRGTLPLHALRRPGTGGGYRMDGWGGPEELGLAPAPNPRRVMSQEHLLGDGGRARYEFTLPRARLVSQEHLLLSSPEALRQSREHLLSPPRSPVLPPEPAARASLAASHSNLLLGPGGPPTPLHGLPPPPGLHAHHHHHGLHGSPQPAWMSDTGGGGGTLARRPPFQRQGTLEQLQFIPGHHLPQHLRTASKNEVTV from the exons ATGCCGGCCCTCCTGCTCCTCGGGACCCTCCTGCTCCTGGCCTCGACTACCGGCCAGGCTGGGGCGCGCCCGTCCAACGCCACAAGCACCGAACCCCCGGGCCCGCTGCCCGCCCTGCTGGCGCACCTGCGGCGCCTGACCGGGGCGCTGACCGGCGGTGGGGGCGCGGCGGGCCCGGGGGCCAACGGCACCAGGACCAGCACCCCGAGCTCGGCCGGCGCGGCGGCACGGGCGCCCCCTCCTGCCGAGCTCTGCCACGGCTACTACGATGTCATGGGCCAGTACGACGCCACCTTCAACTGCAGCACTGGCTCCTACCGCTTCTGCTGCGGCACCTGCCACTACCGCTTCTGCTGCGAGCACCGCCACATGCGCCTGGCGCAGGCCTCCTGCTCCAACTACGACACGCCGCGCTGGGCCACCACGCCGCCGCCACTGGCCGGGGGCGCCGGGGGCGCCGGGGGTGCGGGCGGGGGACCCGGGCCCGGCCAGGCCGGGTGGCTGGAAGGGGGCCGGGCGGGTGGCGCCGGGGGGCGTGGGGGCGAGGGCCCAGGGGGCAGCACGGCCTACGTGGTATGCGGGGTCATCAGCTTCGCCCTGGCCGTGGGCGTCGGCGCCAAAGTGGCCTTCAGCAAGGCGTCCCGTGCGCCCAGGGCGCACCGGGAGATCAACGTACCCAG GGCTCTGGTGGACATCCTGAGGCATCAGGCGGGGCCTGGGACCcgcccggaccgggcacgaagcAGCTCCCTAACCCCGGGGGTCGGGGGTCCCGACAGCATGCCCCCGAGGACGCCCAAGAACCTCTACAACACCGTGAAGCCCTCCAATCTCG ACTGGCGGGCCATTCCGCCGCCCAGCCCCTCCTTGCACTACTCCACGCTGTCCTGCTCTCGGTCCTTCCACAACCTCTCGCATCTGCCCCCGTCCTACGAGGCCGCTGTGAAATCTGAACTCAACCGCTACTCCTCCCTCAAGAGGCTGG cGGAGAAGGATCTGGACGAGGCCTACCTGAAGCGCCGGCCCCTGACGGAGATGCCCCGCGGGACGCTGCCCCTGCATGCGCTGCGGCGACCTGGCACAGGGGGCGGCTATCGCATGGATGGCTGGGGTGGCCCTGAGGAGCTGGGCCTGGCGCCCGCGCCCAACCCACGGCGCGTCATGTCCCAGGAGCACCTGCTGGGCGACGGGGGCCGGGCACGCTATGAGTTCACACTGCCACGCGCGCGCCTCGTGTCACAGGAGCACCTGCTCCTGTCGTCCCCCGAGGCCCTGCGCCAGAGCCGCGAGCACTTGCTATCACCCCCGCGCAGCCCCGTGCTGCCCCCTGAGCCCGCCGCCCGAGCCAGCCTGGCCGCCTCCCACTCCAACCTGCTGCTGGGGCCCGGGGGGCCCCCCACACCGCTGCACGGGCTGCCCCCGCCGCCCGGCCTGCACgcgcaccaccaccaccatggcCTGCACGGCTCGCCGCAGCCCGCCTGGATGTCAGACACCGGTGGAGGTGGGGGCACGCTGGCCCGCAGGCCGCCCTTCCAGCGCCAGGGCACGCTGGAGCAGCTGCAGTTCATCCCCGGCCATCACCTGCCCCAACACCTCCGCACTGCCAGCAAGAATGAGGTGACTGTCTGA
- the ISOC2 gene encoding isochorismatase domain-containing protein 2 isoform X1 — MAAVRPGLGRIIPGSSILFLCDMQEKFRHASFFPQIVSVAARMLKVAQLLDVPVVLTEQYPQGLGPTVPELGAEGLQPRSKTCFSMVPVVQQELDARPQLRSVLLCGLETQACILHTALDLLDQGLQVHVVVDACTSRSQVDRLVALSRMRQSGAFLSTSEGLILQLVGDAAHPQFKEIQKIIKEPAPDSGLLGLFHGQNPLFR; from the exons ATGGCAGCTGTGAGGCCCGGCCTGGGACGCATCATCCCTGGATCATCCATCCTCTTCCTGTGCGACATGCAGGAGAAGTTCCGCCATGCCTCGTTCTTCCCCCAGATCGTCTCTGTGGCTGCCCGCATGCTCAAG GTGGCCCAGCTCCTGGATGTGCCAGTTGTGCTGACTGAGCAGTACCCACAAGGCCTGGGCCCCACAGTGCCCGAGCTGGGGGCCGAGGGTCTGCAGCCACGGTCCAAGACCTGCTTCAGCATGGTGCCCGTGGTGCAGCAGGAGCTGGACGCGCGGCCCCAGCTGCGCTCTGTGCTCCTCTGTGGCTTGGAGACACAAGCCTGCATCTTG CACACAGCCCTGGACCTCCTGGACCAAGGGCTGCAGGTCCACGTGGTGGTGGACGCCTGCACCTCCCGCAG CCAGGTGGACCGGCTGGTGGCGCTGTCCCGGATGCGCCAGAGCGGCGCCTTCCTCTCCACCAGCGAAGGGCTCATTCTGCAGCTCGTCGGCGATGCCGCCCACCCCCAGTTCAAGGAG ATCCAGAAGATCATCAAGGAGCCCGCCCCAGACAGCGGGCTGCTGGGCCTCTTCCATGGCCAGAACCCCCTCTTCCGCTGA
- the ISOC2 gene encoding isochorismatase domain-containing protein 2 isoform X2 has translation MAAVRPGLGRIIPGSSILFLCDMQEKFRHASFFPQIVSVAARMLKHTALDLLDQGLQVHVVVDACTSRSQVDRLVALSRMRQSGAFLSTSEGLILQLVGDAAHPQFKEIQKIIKEPAPDSGLLGLFHGQNPLFR, from the exons ATGGCAGCTGTGAGGCCCGGCCTGGGACGCATCATCCCTGGATCATCCATCCTCTTCCTGTGCGACATGCAGGAGAAGTTCCGCCATGCCTCGTTCTTCCCCCAGATCGTCTCTGTGGCTGCCCGCATGCTCAAG CACACAGCCCTGGACCTCCTGGACCAAGGGCTGCAGGTCCACGTGGTGGTGGACGCCTGCACCTCCCGCAG CCAGGTGGACCGGCTGGTGGCGCTGTCCCGGATGCGCCAGAGCGGCGCCTTCCTCTCCACCAGCGAAGGGCTCATTCTGCAGCTCGTCGGCGATGCCGCCCACCCCCAGTTCAAGGAG ATCCAGAAGATCATCAAGGAGCCCGCCCCAGACAGCGGGCTGCTGGGCCTCTTCCATGGCCAGAACCCCCTCTTCCGCTGA
- the CUNH19orf85 gene encoding uncharacterized protein C19orf85 homolog → MHPGAPAAPGISEPGPWELCAFVTGAAAYVLRTLHPRRTRPPKRRPNHRRFLHKQICRQFAKIEAATQHLAISILSQEAPPQRPPPQRPPPPPPSPFLGVACAVAPTEAPHAGPSLSLTALDASTHDLFEDILVPPECPSVPSDLSHCVLGQADLRQDPHFYDPLLPALHALGGGNELSAPEGGWVGR, encoded by the exons ATGCACCCCGGGGCTCCGGCAGCCCCTGGAATCTCCGAGCCCGGCCCCTGGGAGCTGTGTGCCTTCGTGACTGGGGCAGCCGCCTATGTGCTGCGCACCCTGCACCCCCGGCGGACCCGGCCCCCCAAAAGGAGGCCCAACCACAGGAGGTTCCTGCACAAACAGATCTGCAG GCAGTTTGCCAAGATCGAAGCTGCCACCCAGCACCTGGCCATATCCATCCTGTCCCAGGAGGCACCCCCCCAGAGACCGCCACCCCAAAGgccacctccaccacctccatCCCCCTTCCTGGGGGTGGCCTGTGCTGTGGCCCCCACTGAGGCACCCCATGCTGGCCCCAGCCTGAGTCTCACTGCCCTGGACGCCTCCACCCACGACCTCTTTGAGGACATTTTGGTCCCCCCAGAGTGTCCCTCAGTGCCATCTGACCTGTCCCATTGTGTGCTGGGCCAGGCGGACCTGAGGCAGGACCCACACTTCTACgaccccctgctccctgccctgcaTGCCCTGGGGGGAGGGAATGAGCTCTCAGCTCCTGAGGGGGGTTGGGTGGGCAGGTGA